The Syngnathus typhle isolate RoL2023-S1 ecotype Sweden linkage group LG3, RoL_Styp_1.0, whole genome shotgun sequence genome window below encodes:
- the LOC133151640 gene encoding GTP-binding protein 1-like: protein MASSLTTGAAPVAAAECTVPASIFAPDRGFSAAAADVHACGGESFEDPEGTDHVLDLSNKMVLVSPTGEQYDALRRHLRARLDEGCGETIFVVGMGSDGGDYGLSDRDTEASVATVQSLCEQVEADLILLRERTEVGGKICDFLIRRRVGEQDFLEVRVAVVGNVDAGKSTLLGVLTHGELDNGRGFARQKLFRHKHEMESGRTSSVGNDILGFDHEGQVVNKPDSHGGSLDWTEICEKSSKVVTFIDLAGHEKYLKTTVFGMTGHLPDFCMLMVGSNAGIVGMTKEHLGLALALNVPVFAVVTKIDMCPANILQETLKLLQRLLKSPGCRKIPVLVQNKDDVIVTASNFSSERMCPIFQISNVTGQNIDLLKMFLNLLSPRTAFNDDEPAEFQIDDTYSVPGVGTVVSGTTLRGVIRLNDTLLLGPDPLGVFLPIAVKSIHRKRMPVKEVRGGQTASFALKKIKRSSIRKGMVMVSPKLMPQATWEFEAEILVLHHPTTISPRYQAMVHCGSIRQTATILSMSKDCLRTGDKAAVHFRFIKTPEYLHCEHKLVFREGRTKAVGTITKLLQSVNTQAAKAQQAKMLAGKKMHKDGTEETRPPSPGAALPLKSGGGGRRRGGQRHREKGGDNVLATTAPVCAAAMTAPAALV, encoded by the exons ATGGCGTCGTCCCTGACGACAGGAGCAGCACCAGTAGCCGCCGCCGAGTGCACGGTGCCCGCTTCCATCTTCGCCCCGGATCGGGGcttctccgccgccgccgcagacgTCCATGCATGCGGGGGAGAGAGTTTCGAAGATCCCGAGGGCACCGACCATGTTTTGGATTTGAGCAACAAG ATGGTCTTGGTGAGTCCGACAGGGGAGCAGTACGACGCGCTGCGGCGACACCTACGAGCGCGGCTCGACGAAGGCTGCGGCGAGACCATTTTTGTCGTGGGGATGGGCTCGG ACGGCGGCGACTACGGTCTGAGCGACCGCGACACAGAGGCGTCGGTAGCCACCGTGCAATCGCTGTGCGAGCAAGTGGAGGCCGACCTCATCCTGCTGAGGGAGCGCACGGAGGTGGGCGGCAAGATCTGCGACTTCCTCATCCGCCGCCGCGTGGGCGAGCAGGACTTCCTGGAAGTCAG AGTGGCGGTGGTGGGCAACGTGGACGCCGGCAAGAGCACGCTGCTGGGCGTGCTGACCCACGGCGAGCTGGACAACGGTCGAGGCTTCGCGCGCCAGAAGCTCTTTCGGCACAAGCACGAGATGGAGAGCGGCAGGACCAGCAGCGTGGGCAACGACATCCTGGGCTTCGACCACGAGGGACAG GTGGTCAACAAGCCCGACAGCCACGGCGGCAGCCTGGACTGGACCGAGATCTGCGAAAAGTCCTCCAAAGTGGTCACCTTCATCGACCTGGCGGGCCACGAGAAGTACCTGAAGACCACCGTCTTCGGCATGACCGGACACCTGCCCGACTTCTGCATGCTCATG GTGGGCAGCAACGCCGGCATCGTGGGCATGACCAAGGAGCACCTGGGTCTGGCGCTAGCGTTAAACGTGCCCGTGTTTGCCGTGGTCACCAAGATCGACATGTGTCCGGCCAACATACTGCAAG AAACCCTGAAATTACTCCAGCGGCTATTAAAATCTCCCGGCTGCAGAAAGATTCCCGTGTTGGTGCAGAACAAGGACGACGTCATCGTCACGGCGTCCAACTTCAGCTCGGAGAG GATGTGTCCCATCTTCCAGATCTCCAACGTGACGGGCCAGAACATCGACCTCCTGAAGATGTTCCTCAACCTGCTCTCGCCCAGGACCGCCTTTAACGACGACGAGCCCGCCGAGTTCCAAATCGATGACACGTATTCCGTACCG GGCGTGGGCACGGTGGTGTCGGGCACGACGTTACGCGGCGTGATCCGACTCAACGACACGCTTCTCCTGGGTCCCGACCCGCTGGGCGTTTTCCTCCCTATCGCCGTCAAGTCCATCCACCGCAAGAGAATGCCTGTCAAGGAGGTGCGCGGCGGGCAGACGGCCTCCTTTGCGCTCAAGAAG ATCAAGCGCTCGTCCATACGCAAGGGCATGGTGATGGTGTCCCCCAAACTGATGCCGCAGGCCACTTGGGAATTTGAGGCGGAGATCCTGGTGCTGCACCACCCCACCACCATATCCCCGCGCTACCAGGCCatgg TCCACTGCGGCAGCATCCGTCAGACCGCCACCATCTTAAGCATGAGCAAGGACTGCCTGCGGACCGGCGACAAGGCGGCCGTCCACTTCCGCTTCATCAAGACGCCCGAGTACCTGCACTGCGAGCACAAGCTGGTGTTCCGGGAGGGCCGCACCAAAGCCGTGGGCACCATCACCAAG CTCCTGCAGTCGGTCAACACGCAGGCGGCTAAGGCGCAGCAGGCCAAGATGCTGGCCGGCAAGAAAATGCACAAGGACGGCACGGAGGAAACGCGGCCACCCAGTCCTGGCGCCGCGCTTCCG CTCAAATCAGGAGGCGGAGGACGACGGCGGGGTGGCCAGCGGCACCGAGAGAAAGGAGGCGACAACGTGCTGGCGACGACAGCGCCCGTGTGCGCCGCCGCCATGACGGCGCCGGCGGCCCTCGTTTAG
- the lgals2b gene encoding lectin, galactoside-binding, soluble, 2b, whose amino-acid sequence MGMSFKEGQEFKICVKPKDDCDRFSINIGHDSDNIALHFNPRFDQSAIVCNSMSGGSWGDEHRDDNFCFSRGEESKFYINFNNEEFIIKLPNGSAITFPNRLADVKYNYFEVAGEAKIIGMKIK is encoded by the exons ATGGGCATGAGCTTTAAGGAAGGGCAGGAGTTCAAGATCTGTGTCAAGCCCAAAGATGACTGCGACAG ATTCAGCATCAATATCGGCCACGACTCGGACAACATCGCGCTGCACTTCAACCCGCGCTTTGACCAGAGTGCCATCGTCTGCAACTCCATGTCGGGAGGCTCCTGGGGCGACGAGCACCGCGACGACAACTTCTGCTTCTCCCGCGGCGAGGAGAGCAAG TTCTACATCAACTTCAACAACGAAGAGTTCATCATCAAGTTGCCCAACGGCTCCGCAATTACTTTCCCCAACCGGCTGGCCGACGTCAAGTACAATTACTTTGAGGTCGCTGGCGAGGCCAAGATCATCGGCATGAAGATCAAGTAG